A section of the Acropora muricata isolate sample 2 chromosome 4, ASM3666990v1, whole genome shotgun sequence genome encodes:
- the LOC136914819 gene encoding melanocyte-stimulating hormone receptor-like — MFNRCVNESCDLMRFVCQEYFSTILDQSSKVLWVNVVFQILNILTASTGNLLVLVTIWRTPYLNRPSHTLLFSLALSDFCTGTIAQPIITHIEILVFTSTSTVSCILRTTCVFLNIFWGVVTLLMMTMISVDKFLAINLHLRYDEIVTNPRAKIIVLVIWMVGGAISLVSLSSVLFLQWSLTVTGTLCFVAMFLIWINIFRVVRRHRAQIQQQIVHIADDQPFNMLRFRKAALGCILLLFLFLVCYLPQVVFLLRMLSKINVEHNFMGFYLSYTLMVINASLNPFLYCWRNNDIRSALKQILLKLVCR; from the coding sequence ATGTTTAACCGCTGCGTCAACGAATCTTGTGACCTGATGAGATTTGTCTGTCAAGAATATTTTTCCACAATACTTGATCAAAGTTCAAAAGTTCTCTGGGTCAACGTTGTTTTTCAAATTCTGAACATTCTCACTGCCAGTACTGGAAATTTATTGGTATTAGTGACAATATGGCGAACTCCCTATCTAAATCGGCCTTCTCACACTCTTTTGTTTAGTTTGGCTTTGTCGGATTTCTGCACAGGGACTATAGCTCAACCGATAATAACTCATATAGAGATTTTGGTTTTCACCAGCACTTCAACAGTATCTTGCATTCTACGTACAACTTGTGTTTTCCTTAACATTTTTTGGGGCGTTGTAACTCTTCTAATGATGACCATGATAAGTGTGGACAAATTCCTCGCCATAAACCTTCATCTTCGATATGATGAAATCGTCACAAACCCAAGAGCTAAAATAATTGTTCTTGTTATCTGGATGGTTGGTGGAGCAATTTCCTTGGTGTCGCTTTCTTCGGTGTTATTTCTTCAATGGAGTTTAACTGTGACAGGAACCTTGTGTTTTGTGGCAATGTTCCTAATCTGGATTAATATTTTTCGCGTTGTAAGACGTCACCGAGCGCAAATTCAACAACAGATAGTTCACATAGCTGATGATCAGCCGTTCAACATGTTAAGGTTTAGAAAAGCAGCGCTTGGATGCATTTTGCTTCTATTTCTTTTCTTAGTTTGCTACCTTCCTCAAGTTGTGTTTTTGCTGCGCATGCTGTCCAAGATTAATGTGGAACATAACTTTATGGGATTCTATTTGTCTTATACTCTTATGGTAATAAATGCATCCTTGAATCCTTTTCTTTATTGCTGGCGAAACAATGATATTCGCTCCGCTTTAAAGCAAATTTTGCTGAAGTTAGTTTGTCGTTAA
- the LOC136914935 gene encoding homeobox protein Nkx-6.2-like, with the protein MERPSYLFSPFVDVKPRNISPYPRPASPEVKHSPISPSTHVPIAKTSSSYRIDDILSKPDPHPPANAPTAVVQYRGYPAISSLRRYNYSPTVPFLWSAMLQSQWRERFNETAQNYPVSAENDTEGKRKHTRPTFSGHQIFALEKTFEQTKYLAGPERTRLAYTLGMTESQVKVWFQNRRTKWRKRHATEVSAKKATDSGMNEPEREREEEQRKSFRPEEEGY; encoded by the exons ATGGAACGTCCTTCATACTTGTTCAGCCCGTTTGTAGATGTCAAGCCTCGAAATATCTCCCCGTATCCCCGACCAGCGTCACCTGAAGTCAAACACTCGCCAATATCCCCATCAACTCATGTTCCTATTGCGAAAACGTCATCATCTTACAGAATCGATGATATACTGAGTAAACCGGACCCCCATCCACCGGCGAATGCACCCACGGCGGTCGTTCAATACCGCGGATATCCAGCCATTTCCTCGCTTCGTCGGTACAATTACAGTCCAACCGTACCGTTCCTTTGGAGCGCTATGTTGCAATCGCAATGGCGAGAAAGATTCAACG AAACCGCACAAAACTATCCAGTTAGCGCAGAAAACGATACTGAGGGGAAGAGAAAGCACACCCGGCCGACTTTCAGTGGCCATCAGATATTTGCCCTTGAAAAAACGTTTGAGCAGACCAAGTATTTAGCGGGTCCAGAGAGAACCCGGCTGGCTTATACCCTTGGGATGACTGAGAGTCAGGTCAAAGTTTGGTTCCAAAACCGAAGAACAAAATGGCGCAAACGACATGCGACAGAAGTCAGCGCCAAAAAAGCTACCGACAGCGGAATGAATGAGccagaaagagaaagagaggaAGAGCAACGAAAGAGCTTTCGTCCAGAGGAAGAAGGATATTAG
- the LOC136914934 gene encoding histamine H2 receptor-like: protein MFNRCVNESCDLMRFVCQEYFSTIRHQNSKVLWVNVVFQILNVLTTSTGNLLVLVTIWRTPYLNRPSHTLLFSLALSDFCTGTIAQPITIHTEILIFTSTSTISCILRTTCVFLYIFLSTVTLLMMTMISVDKFLAINLHLRYAEIVTNPRAKIIVLVIWMVGGAISLVSLSSVLFLQWSLLITGTLCIVAMFLIWINIFRVVRRHRAQIQQQIVHIADAQPFNMLRFRKAALGCILLLILFLVCYFPQVVLWLRMLSKTNVEHNFMGFYLSYTLMVINASLNPFLYCWRNNDIRSALKQILLKLVCR, encoded by the coding sequence ATGTTTAACCGCTGCGTCAACGAATCTTGTGACCTGATGAGATTTGTCTGTCAAGAATATTTTTCCACAATACGACATCAAAATTCAAAAGTTCTCTGGGTCAACGttgtttttcaaattctaaacGTTCTCACTACCAGTACTGGAAATTTATTGGTATTAGTGACAATATGGCGAACTCCCTATCTAAATCGGCCTTCTCATACTCTTTTGTTTAGTTTGGCTTTGTCGGATTTCTGCACAGGGACTATAGCTCAACCGATAACAATTCATACGGAGATTTTGATTTTCACCAGCACTTCAACAATATCTTGCATTCTACGTACAACATGTGTTTTCCTTTACATTTTTTTGAGCACGGTAACTCTTCTAATGATGACCATGATAAGTGTGGACAAATTCCTCGCCATAAACCTTCATCTTCGATATGCTGAAATCGTCACAAACCCAAGAGCTAAAATAATTGTTCTTGTTATCTGGATGGTTGGTGGAGCAATTTCCTTGGTGTCGCTTTCTTCGGTGTTATTTCTTCAATGGAGTTTACTTATAACAGGAACCTTGTGTATTGTGGCAATGTTCCTCATCTGGATTAATATTTTTCGCGTTGTAAGACGTCACCGAGCGCAAATTCAACAACAGATAGTTCACATAGCTGATGCTCAGCCGTTCAACATGTTAAGGTTTAGAAAAGCAGCGCTTGGATGCATTTTGCTTTTAATTCTTTTCTTAGTTTGCTACTTTCCTCAAGTTGTGCTTTGGCTGCGCATGCTGTCCAAGACTAATGTGGAACATAACTTTATGGGATTCTATTTGTCTTATACTCTTATGGTAATAAATGCATCCTTGAATCCTTTTCTCTATTGCTGGCGAAACAATGACATTCGCTCCGCTTTAAAGCAAATTTTGCTGAAGTTAGTTTGTCGTTAA